The following proteins are co-located in the Vigna angularis cultivar LongXiaoDou No.4 chromosome 2, ASM1680809v1, whole genome shotgun sequence genome:
- the LOC108328598 gene encoding cytochrome P450 93A3 encodes MEFQLSLLCLISTIVIALILWRKQKKTLLPPSPMALPIIGHLHLLSTIPHRDFHKLSIHYGPIMHLFLGSVPCVVASTAEAAKDFLKTHESSFSNRITQTVAIEALTYGFQDFFFAPDGPYWRFMRKLCMSELLGGHMLDQLLPVRQQESKRFIQHLLRKGVAGEAVDFGGELMTLSNNIVSRMTVGHTSTENEKDVEEMRKLVADAAELVGKFNISDFIWFLKRLDLQGFNMRLKQTRDRFDAVLDRIIKQREEERRSNKQTDGTRPFKDMLDVLLDIFEDESSEIKLNKENIKAFILDIFVAGTDTTSLTIEWALSELINHPHVLEKARLEIDAVVGKSRIVEESDIKNLPYLQAIVKETFRLHPPGPLLIRESSTSEVVCGYNIPAKTRLFINIWAIGRDPNQWKNPLEFMPERFIDEDGNVHGEFDVRGQSYHLLPFGTGRRRCPAISLALHVLHVNLAALIQCFQLKVNGGDGKVDMEEKPGLTLPRAHPLICVPVPRLSPFPAI; translated from the exons ATGGAATTTCAACTGTCACTCCTTTGTTTGATCTCCACCATCGTCATTGCACTCATACTATggagaaaacaaaagaagacCCTCCTTCCACCAAGTCCAATGGCCCTCCCCATCATTGGTCACCTCCACCTTCTCTCCACAATACCTCACCGAGATTTTCACAAGCTCTCAATCCATTATGGACCCATCATGCACCTTTTCCTCGGTTCAGTCCCTTGTGTGGTGGCTTCAACCGCAGAAGCCGCCAAAGACTTCCTCAAAACTCACGAATCCTCCTTCTCCAACCGCATTACTCAAACCGTCGCCATTGAGGCCTTAACCTACGGCTTCCAAGACTTTTTCTTCGCACCTGACGGACCCTATTGGAGGTTCATGAGGAAACTGTGCATGTCTGAACTTCTCGGTGGCCACATGTTAGACCAGCTCCTTCCCGTGAGGCAGCAAGAGAGCAAGAGATTCATCCAACACCTGCTCCGAAAAGGGGTGGCTGGTGAGGCCGTGGATTTTGGAGGAGAGTTGATGACACTCTCGAATAACATCGTGTCGAGAATGACTGTGGGTCACACGAGTACTGAAAACGAGAAGGACGTTGAAGAGATGAGAAAGCTGGTGGCGGATGCCGCAGAGCTTGTGGGGAAGTTCAACATATCGGACTTCATTTGGTTCTTGAAGCGTCTCGATTTGCAGGGATTCAACATGAGGCTCAAGCAAACTCGGGACAGGTTTGATGCTGTGTTAGACAGAATCATAAAGCAGCGTGAAGAGGAAAGAAGGAGCAACAAACAAACCGATGGAACACGTCCGTTTAAGGATATGCTTGATGTTTTGTTGGACATCTTCGAAGATGAGAGTTCTgaaataaaactaaacaaaGAGAATATTAAGGCCTTCATCCTG GACATATTTGTTGCTGGGACTGACACGACATCACTAACCATTGAATGGGCTCTGTCAGAGTTAATAAACCATCCACATGTGTTGGAGAAGGCAAGGCTAGAAATAGATGCAGTTGTTGGAAAGAGTAGAATCGTAGAAGAATCAGACATTAAGAACCTTCCTTACCTGCAGGCCATTGTTAAAGAAACATTCAGGCTTCACCCACCTGGTCCATTACTTATTAGAGAGTCATCAACAAGTGAAGTGGTGTGTGGATATAATATTCCAGCCAAAACTCGATTATTTATCAACATTTGGGCTATTGGCAGAGACCCCAATCAGTGGAAAAACCCTCTTGAGTTCATGCCAGAGAGGTTtattgatgaagatggaaatgTGCATGGTGAATTTGATGTTAGGGGACAAAGttatcatcttcttccttttgGAACTGGAAGAAGAAGGTGCCCTGCTATTTCTCTGGCATTACATGTTCTGCATGTGAATCTTGCTGCACTCATTCAGTGTTTCCAATTGAAGGTTAATGGTGGAGATGGCAAGGTGGACATGGAAGAAAAGCCAGGTCTCACTCTTCCAAGGGCTCACCCCTTAATCTGTGTCCCTGTTCCAAGGCTTAGCCCATTCCCTGCAATATGA
- the LOC108326901 gene encoding uncharacterized protein LOC108326901, which translates to MVTVNLGMLHYVLDHIYGAFMHRTKMSTPFFSRGWGGTKLEMLEKMINQLFPEVAGQNWPPRLIEPVWRTIWETKNASLREGVFRTPCDEQLLGALPPESHTARVAFLMPKSVSPNRMACVVHLAGTGDHTFERRLRLGGPLMKENIATMVLESPFYGQRRPVLQRGAKLLCVSDLLLLGRATIEEARSLLHWLDCEAGFGKMGICGLSMGGVHAAMVGSLHPTPVATLPFLSPHSAVVAFCEGILKHGTAWEALREDLATQKAEMTLEDVRERMRNVLSLTDVTRFPVPKSPSAVIFVAATDDGYIPKHSILELEKAWPGSEVRWVTGGHVSSFILHHDEFRRAIKDGLDRLPWKESQL; encoded by the exons ATGGTGACGGTGAATCTGGGAATGCTTCACTATGTGTTGGACCACATTTATGGAGCATTCATGCACCGAACTAAGATGAGCACCCCGTTCTTCTCGCGAGGTTGGGGTGGCACGAAACTGGAGATGCTGGAGAAGATGATAAACCAGTTGTTCCCGGAAGTGGCCGGGCAGAATTGGCCTCCGAGGTTGATTGAACCGGTTTGGAGAACCATTTGGGAGACGAAGAATGCGAGTTTGAGAGAAGGGGTGTTCAGAACCCCTTGTGATGAGCAACTGTTAGGTGCATTGCCCCCAGAGAGCCACACTGCAAGGGTTGCATTCCTCATGCCCAAGTCTGTGTCCCCCAACAGAATGGCCTGTGTTGTTCATCTTGCAG GAACTGGAGACCATACATTTGAGAGAAGATTGCGTCTCGGTGGACCGCTGATGAAGGAAAACATTGCAACCATGGTACTTGAGAG TCCATTTTATGGACAAAGACGGCCTGTGCTGCAGCGTGGTGCGAAACTTCTGTGTGTCAGTGACTTGCTTTTATTAGGAAGAGCAACCATTGAAGAGGCCCGCAGTCTCTTACACTGGCTGGACTGTGAAGCAGGTTTTGGCAAGATGGGTATTTGTGGACTTAGCATGG GAGGAGTACATGCTGCCATGGTTGGATCACTTCACCCTACACCTGTTGCAACACTCCCTTTTCTATCTCCACATTCTGCTGTTGTGGCATTCTGTGAAGGGATTTTAAAGCATGGCACCGCCTGGGAAGCACTGAGGGAGGATCTTGCAACCCAGAAGGCTGAAATGACTCTTGAGGACGTTAGAGAGCGAATGAGAAATGTTCTCTCTCTCACAGATGTCACGCGTTTTCCAGTTCCCAAAAGTCCCAGTGCTGTAATTTTTGTTGCTGCCACT GACGATGGATACATCCCCAAGCACTCAATCTTGGAACTTGAGAAAGCTTGGCCAGGTTCTGAGGTGAGATGGGTCACAGGTGGGCATGTCTCATCCTTCATTCTCCACCATGACGAGTTTCGAAGAGCCATCAAAGATGGTCTTGATAGATTACCATGGAAAGAGTCTCAGTTGTGA
- the LOC108327742 gene encoding 40S ribosomal protein S20-2: MAYAAMKPTKPGLEESQEQIHKIRITLSSKHVKNLEKVCSDLVRGAKDKRLRVKGPVRMPTKVLHITTRKSPCGEGTNTWDRFELRVHKRVIDLYSSPDVVKQITSITIEPGVEVEVTIADA, translated from the exons ATGGCATACGCTGCGATGAAACCCACCAAGCCCGGCTTGGAGGAATCTCAGGAACAGATTCACAAGATAAGGATCACCCTATCTTCCAAGCACGTCAAAAATCTCGAGAAGG TTTGTTCGGACTTGGTTCGCGGTGCAAAGGACAAGCGCCTCAGGGTCAAGGGACCAGTTAGGATGCCAACTAAGGTTCTTCACATCACTACAAGGAAATCCCCTTGCGGTGAag GTACCAACACATGGGACAGATTTGAACTCCGTGTGCACAAGAGAGTCATTGACCTTTACAGTTCCCCAGATGTTGTAAAGCAGATTACCTCGATCACAATTGAACCTGGTGTGGAGGTTGAGGTGACCATTGCAGACGCCTGA
- the LOC108328506 gene encoding cytochrome P450 93A3, with translation MADYQDYILLFITFLVSTFVVRAILSRKQNKTNNRPPSPRALPIIGHLHLLAPIPHQALHKLSTRYGPIMHLFLGSVPCVVASTPEAAREFLKTHETRFSNRPQSSAVDFLTYGSQDFSFAPYGPYWKFMKKICMSELLGGSTLSQLLPVRRQETIRFLRLMLKKGKAGEAVDVGGELLRLSNNVVSRMIMSQTCSEDDSEAEEVRKLVQDTVLLTGKFNVSDFVWFFKNWDVQGFGKRLKEIRDRFDTMMERVIKEHQEERKKRKEVGRGRDDDQIKDLLDVLLDIHEDENSDIKLTKEKIKAFILDVFMAGTDTAALTIVWALAELINHPDVMERARQEIDGVIGSGRLVEESDLVNLSYLQAIVKETLRIHPTGPLIVRESSENCNIWGYEIPPKTQLFVNVWAIGRDPNHWENPLEFRPERFLSEEGSGKSPLDVRGQYFHLIPFGSGRRGCPGTSLALQVVQTNLAAMIQCFEWKVKGENETVDMEEKPGLTLSRARPLLCVPVPRLNPFPPL, from the exons ATGGCTGATTACCAAGACTACATCCTTCTTTTCATCACATTTTTAGTCTCCACATTCGTGGTTCGAGCCATACTCAgcagaaaacaaaacaagacTAATAATAGACCACCAAGTCCACGAGCCTTACCCATCATTGGACATCTCCACCTTCTGGCTCCAATACCTCACCAGGCTCTTCACAAGCTCTCTACTCGCTATGGTCCCATAATGCACCTTTTCCTTGGCTCCGTCCCTTGTGTCGTCGCTTCCACGCCAGAAGCTGCCAGAGAATTCCTAAAAACTCACGAAACCCGTTTCTCCAACCGCCCGCAAAGTTCTGCAGTTGATTTTCTGACATACGGCTCCCAGGACTTCTCTTTTGCGCCATATGGACCTTATTGGAAGTTCATGAAGAAAATATGCATGTCTGAACTTCTGGGGGGTTCCACGTTAAGTCAGCTACTTCCTGTGAGGAGACAAGAGACGATAAGGTTTCTGAGGCTTATGCTCAAGAAAGGGAAGGCGGGTGAGGCTGTTGATGTTGGGGGCGAACTTCTAAGACTCTCGAATAACGTTGTGTCGAGGATGATTATGAGCCAAACATGTTCCGAAGATGACAGTGAAGCCGAAGAGGTGAGGAAGTTGGTGCAAGACACTGTTCTTCTCACGGGGAAGTTTAATGTGTCGGATTTCGTTTGGTTCTTTAAGAACTGGGACGTGCAGGGGTTCGGGAAGAGACTGAAGGAAATTCGGGACAGGTTTGACACCATGATGGAGAGGGTGATCAAGGAGCATCAagaggaaagaaagaagagaaaggaaGTGGGAAGAGGAAGAGATGATGATCAAATCAAGGATCTACTTGATGTGTTATTGGACATACATGAAGATGAGAACTCTGACATAAAATTGACAAAAGAGAAGATAAAGGCCTTCATCTTG GACGTATTTATGGCAGGAACAGACACTGCAGCCTTGACAATCGTATGGGCTCTGGCTGAGTTGATCAACCATCCAGATGTGATGGAGAGAGCAAGGCAAGAGATTGATGGTGTGATTGGAAGTGGTAGATTAGTAGAAGAATCAGACCTTGTCAACCTTTCTTACCTACAAGCTATAGTCAAAGAAACGCTGAGGATTCACCCCACAGGtccattaattgttagagaatCGTCTGAAAACTGCAATATATGGGGCTATGAGATTCCACCAAAGACTCAGTTGTTTGTTAATGTGTGGGCTATTGGTAGGGATCCCAACCACTGGGAGAACCCACTTGAGTTTAGACCAGAGAGGTTTCTTAGCGAAGAGGGAAGTGGTAAGAGCCCGTTAGATGTGAGGGGACAATATTTTCATCTGATTCCGTTTGGGAGTGGAAGAAGAGGTTGTCCTGGAACCTCACTGGCTTTGCAGGTTGTACAGACCAACCTTGCTGCTATGATTCAGTGCTTTGAATGGAAGGTTAAAGGAGAAAATGAGACTGTTGACATGGAAGAGAAACCTGGGTTAACTCTTTCAAGGGCTCGTCCATTGCTTTGTGTTCCCGTGCCTAGGCTTAATCCTTTTCCTCCCCTGTAA
- the LOC108328211 gene encoding polygalacturonase inhibitor, with the protein MVTVLRLWFVTLLLFSPVALSELCNPHDKKVLLQIKNDLNNPYLLASWNPDTDCCQWYCVECHPKTHRITSLVILSSVPETNFSGQIPPSVGDLPYLETLEFHKLPKLTGPIQPTIAKLTKLKELYISWTNISGPVPDFLAQLTNLQFLDLSFNNLSGPIPSSLSRLPNLLSLRLDRNRLIGPIPDSFGSFKRPGPSLVLSHNQLSGPIPASLSNIDPQRIDFSRNKLEGDASMLFGSNKTTQMVDVSRNLLAFDLSRVEFPTSLILLDLNHNKITGKIPVGLTAVDFLQGFNVSYNRLCGEIPQGGRLQKFDVDSYFHNKCLCGSPLPSCN; encoded by the coding sequence ATGGTAACTGTGTTAAGATTATGGTTTGTGACGCTGCTGTTGTTCTCCCCAGTTGCATTGTCTGAACTGTGCAACCCACACGACAAGAAAGTATTGCTGCAAATCAAGAACGACTTAAACAACCCTTACCTTCTAGCATCCTGGAACCCCGACACAGATTGCTGCCAATGGTACTGCGTCGAATGCCACCCTAAAACGCACCGCATCACCTCCCTCGTCATTTTATCCTCTGTTCCCGAAACCAATTTCTCAGGACAAATACCACCCTCCGTCGGTGACCTACCTTACCTAGAGACCCTCGAATTCCACAAGCTTCCTAAACTCACCGGCCCAATCCAACCCACCATCGCTAAGCTCACTAAACTCAAGGAGCTCTATATAAGCTGGACCAACATTTCCGGCCCAGTACCCGATTTTCTGGCCCAGCTCACCAATCTCCAGTTTCTCGACCTTTCCTTTAATAACCTCTCCGGCCCCATTCCGAGCTCGCTTTCCCGGTTGCCCAACCTGTTGTCCTTGCGCCTCGACCGGAACAGGCTCATTGGTCCAATCCCGGATTCCTTTGGATCATTCAAGAGGCCTGGCCCAAGCCTTGTGCTTTCCCACAACCAGCTTTCGGGGCCCATTCCTGCTTCCCTGTCCAACATAGACCCACAACGGATAGACTTTTCAAGGAACAAACTAGAAGGCGACGCTTCCATGCTTTTTGGAAGCAACAAAACGACGCAGATGGTTGACGTTTCGAGGAACTTGTTGGCGTTTGATTTATCGAGAGTGGAGTTTCCCACCAGCTTGATATTGTTAGATTTGAATCACAATAAGATCACCGGAAAGATTCCAGTGGGATTGACCGCAGTAGATTTTCTACAGGGGTTCAACGTGAGCTATAATCGACTTTGTGGTGAGATTCCGCAGGGAGGAAGACTGCAGAAGTTTGACGTGGATTCCTATTTTCATAACAAGTGTTTGTGTGGATCACCCCTTCCCAGTTGTAACTGA